The genomic segment ttggctttgtATGTTTCCATAAGTGATTTATTTTCTCAGTTTCAACGTTCTCAGGTGATTTTTTATCTTCATGAACTGCTTCTCTTGCTGCTGATCTCTCTTCctctctgtttcttttcttcttcttttggttttttgataGTTGAAGTGTATGACTGTCATTTGAGCTGGTTGTTTTCagggttttcttggttttgtttgTGTAATTATGATGTGTTTTTACGGGTTTTGATTGGATAGACTTTGAGAGAGTTTTGTGATATGGATAGActccctttctctttctcttcctgGCCTTAAACTCATTCTTTTACAACTGAAGAAGGTAAACCTTTCTCTTTCTGGCCTTAACTGTGATATAAAAGTATTAATCACCAGAAGAATTCATCCTTGATGTACTTCAGCTTCAAAGTTTAGCTTTTCTATTGAGTTTTGGTGCAGTGTGctttctttttaccttttctGGAAGTTCATGAAAGACAGTCAACCctgttttttctagttttattttctttctgtgCAATAGCAATGTTAACCAGATCACTTTTAAGTCTCTGATTTGCCTATCAACTTTTGAAGTGTTGACCTGGGTTTTTCCAGAATCTTGCATCAATAGTTGTTATTGAAAAATATGGAAGTCGCGACCTTAAATCACTACACTTGACAGGGATTCCGATTAGTATTGCTGGTCCTGGACCTGCCTCTTTTTAGTACTGTACCGATCTACAAGTTGCTTTTATTGTGCTTGGAGCTATTCCTTTTACGGCTAGTTAGTGGCAGCAGTTTGAGTTAGCTTTGGGAAAGTTTTGCTGGGCTTGGTGTTTAattggcaataaaaaaaaaagtttggtgtTTAGTTCTGTCTCCTTTATTGTCTTATCACACTTGCTCCCACACACCCATGACACAACAAAGTTATCTtgcattatttcttttttatgataatcTGTCTTTTTCTCGTAGCTTCTCCACATCCCTGTCTATACTAATATCCTCCTTATTTCTTTTGCAAGAGTCTCGGCGGGGGCTTTGATTGTTTAAAGGGGTTTTATTCCTCGCTGATTTTTTCAAGTCGAGATTGTggcacatataaaaaaatagatcaaatgcCATCATTCAAAATGAAGACCAACCTAAACATGAGTTCTATAAGAGAAACAAATTGTCTTAGTGTGTGTCAAAAGTCAAATGTAATATCCAAAAAATCATACTCCCATGTCTCAGTTTCTCAACAACCTGCAGAGTTCGACAAGTGTGTTCAGAAATGTCAGGATGGCTGTGGTAAGCAACTAATCCCTCTTGAGTTACACTTATGTTAACTACACTTGCAGATGGTCGTGAAAGATTTCTCAGTGTTTTGTTTCTCAGTGaagcatttttaatttttgaagaactGTGAAGTATTCTGAATGTTTGTCATTGTAGTCGATATATTTGTCATGTAGTGTTCATCTGTTTAATGTTCCTTTATGCACCTGAAAAAATGACACTTGCAATATTTCCTGCTCTTACTCATATCATGACTGCATGTTGTTGCATTACAAGCAGTTCAATTGCCAGATTTGTTGCATTATGAGCAGTTTGGTTTTGTAgagatttttctttattaaccGGACTTCTAACAATTCCTGCTAGTTGCTTCGAGTATGGAAATATACACACAGGAGGGggacattaaaaataatgaagctGTTGATCTGCAAGACTTGCCCCGTGATGGTAATTCTCAGTTTCTGAAGCAGCTACCAATCTCTGTAGATTCTGGCACAACTGGGGATATTGTAAGTTTGTATGTAGATACTAGTGTTTTGCTTGtctttcttcaatatttggactCTAATTACTGGATGTGCTCGCAACACATTTGTCATGGTGTCAACAGAACCTTGCTTTGTTGATTTACTTTATAGAACTTTCGTGTGGATTTCTGCTTTTTATAATCCTGTCAAGGTTGAATCCTATCTCTGGTGTCTTATTTGATGTTCCCTTTTTGGGGCATGGAGACTTTAGCAATACTGAAGTATAGAATAAAAGAACTGATATGGACATCTTTTCCTACAGTCCATTACATAATAAATTCATGACAATGAAGCAATTCTTGGCTGCACTTGTCATCTCTTGTTACCATAGGATACCAACACCGAAGAACAATCCTTATTGCTAAGCCATCAAGTGATGCTTGAAACTGCTTTAGTGCAGAGAGTTTTTGTCCTAGGTCCATAGAGTGGGGAAGCCCTAGGAAATTCATAGTGCTTTAGTGACTAAGGAGACTCTTGACTACCTAATACTGCCTAGGAAGTTATAGATGCTTAAAATTGAACTATTTTGGATGGATTTCAATGTACTCATGTTGCCCTTAATCTACTTCTTGAAATGCTTTACGTAGTATAATCACTGCGTTTTAGTTAGTTTCTTTTGGATGGTTTCTCATGATAGTTCATTTAATGCAGGAATCCATTTATAACTTTGCATCAAACTTGGAGACAATTTTTTCTCCTGTTCTGGAGCCCATTGAAGTCCTCAGTGTGCCAAATATTGATGATGGTGCAGGTAGAGCTCATACTTCTGCATCTAAATGCATAAAAAACTAGTCATCAATATGCCTTCACTGCTAAAGAAATGGAAGAAAGTCATGTTCCTACAATACCCGCACTGCATTTTTCCTGTTTAGTTGCCTGCATGACAGCCAATCATATacaaatgaatgattttttgtttgtccCTTGTTTATGCTATCGTAAtgagacaatctattgttataCGGGTATTGTAAAATTTGTGTCAAAGAGTGTTGGTGAGTTGAAAACAAGCACATCGAGGACATGTACAGGACCTTCAAAGTATTTGCTGGATAGTAGAAGCAAGGATTACATTGGACATCTGTAacagtttcatttttttccatgGTATCTAGCTTTGCTAGGATCTAACATAAAATCAACACTGATTATTACTTGATGTCATGGTAAAGCTAGAATTTTAATGGAGATCTTCAAAGAGTTTTGCATTGGAGCTACTCATTGTTGGTGATTTTTCTATGATGATATCCAGTGTGATAATCTTTCTCTGAATTCTATTGTAGGGAATAACAACGATCATTATGTGCCAGGTTTGGGTCCTGATGACAGTGATTATGATAGAAGTTCACGTGATTATCAAACTGGCAACATATCGGATTTCTTTATTTCTGACATGATTATTGCTAGCTTACCATTTGGTGAGAGTGCTGCTGTCAATGATTTCACCGATGCAAATCCTTTTCTTGATTACAAGTGCGCTGAGCCAAGTATGTTGTTTGATGTGGCTGAGGAGTGCATGATACTACCTTTTCTCAAGGATACTGCCAAAGTGAGCGACTCCAATGATATGAAATCAAGTGAAGAAGCCATGATAGATTCAGATAACAGTGGTTTGTATCTAGCCATTAATCAGATAAGATCTTGTGACCAGGAATCTGATCTAATCACTGAATCAGACCAAGCAGAAGACTTTGATCCTCAGTTCTTTATCAGAAATTTGCCGGAATTATCTGACGTGGTTTCAAATTTCCGGCCCTCTATCAGCCCAAAGGAGCCTTGCAGAAGAAAGTCCATAACCCTGGTGCTTGATTTGGatggtaaaaaaattatgttattatctatgtcatttttttacaTGTTGCCAGTCCATGCAATATTCCTTGTCCTTTCATATTTTTGAGTTTGATTCTTCAGCTCTTCTACTGATACTGCTGCCTTCTGACAACACTATTTGAATCATAACAACTGAGATAAGTTAGTGGATAGGTCATTGGGTCCAAATACAGTGCTTTATGTGTTTCTAATATATGTAAATTTTACCAATTGGTTTTGTTGAGTTCGAGCCGACTCTTTTACTTGTGCTTGTGCTTTATCCAAAGTCTAAACGCTATTTTGAATGACCACCATTGAAAACAAGATATTGATAGGTTGGTTGGTTTGAAATTCTCATAAATTCTCTCATAAACTTTTTGGTCATAATCGTCATTTTctctataattaatttaattgaagaattgtgTCCCAAGTATAATATGAAGGTTGAGTCACAGATGACTTTTCTGTTATCAGAAACACTTGTCCACTCAACATTGGAACATTGCGATGATGCGGACTTCACCTTTACTGTGTTTTTCAATATGAAAGAGCACACAGTGTATGTAAAACAGAGGCCTCACGTCCACACTTTCTTGGAGAGAGTTGCAGAGATGTTTGAAGTTGTTATCTTCACAGCTAGCCAGAGCATCTATGCAGCACAGCTTTTGGACATGCTGGATCCTGATAGAAAGCTTATATCTCGGCGGATTTATCGTGAATCGTGCATTTTTTCAGATGGAAGTTACACAAAAGATTTGACAGTTTTAGGTGTTGATCTTGCCAAAGTTGCCATAATTGATAATTCTCCACAGGTATTTACCTAGCTATTTTGCATCGATTGTCTTGCACTTTGCTATTCCCCTTCCCTTCCTCCCCCATCTTTTCTCATTTGTCCAATTTTCTTGCTGTACGAGCTGCGAGAAGTTATCATACTCGCTTATGATTGCCGTCTAGGTAAATGGGTTTGTGTTGTGTGATAATTTTAGTTGGGATACCAAATTATTGTTAGATGTACTTGTACTGAGTCTGATCTTCAACCATAAGACCTGgggtttttatgtttcaaatttTTGGTGTCTTGCTTTGCCTTTTATGctcacataaaaattattttctcagCAATACTTGTAGGTTAACTGTAGAAGTAGAACACACCAAAGTTCTTATCTTAGGTCTGGGCTCTAGCATGGAGAGGGCAGTAGAAGTCATAACCTCAAAAGTGAAAAGCGATGTAACACGAGGtctgtccttttttttattaatgctgGTGAGATGGGAAATGTTGTGTAGTTGCCTCCTCCTAGAGAGAAGGATTCTGGGTGTCAAAATGGCAGGACCGAAGAAAAATCTTCTTATTGAATTTACTCTTGATTGTTTAACTGTTGTTCTTTTGGTGATTTCAGGTTTTCAGGTTGCAAGTAAATAATGGGATTCCTATTAAGAGCTGGTTTAGTGATTCATCAGATTGCGCGCTAATTTCATTACTACCCTTCTTAGAGACCCTGGTCGATGCTGATGATGTCCGGCCCATCATTGCAAAGAGATTTGGTAACAAGGAATAAAAGAGCTTCTTTTTCCTTACTAGCTTGAATATAGCTCCTTCCTCATTCAGTTTATCTTTTATGTGAAATTTGGCCTCTGATTTAGAATGCACACTCTCTTTTCTGagtatttgatatatttaactATACTATAGAATAAACTAGCATTTGTCTCGTCCCCGGGTCAGCTCTCAGTGTTTGGAccctttcttttctcctctcggCTGACAACTTCATGGGGTGCTCTAATTTTCCCAAAAGGTAGTTGTAGTGAATTTCTCTGTTTCATTTTACTGTACAGTTGAAGTTGCAGTCAAATTCATAAGGGTGTGCACGTGAATTTTATCTTGTGAAATATAATTTTGCAAAACTCTTGTTTGCTATCTTAATTGGTTCTCATCTACATGTGCTACTATACTTGGTGCCAGCTCATCCTCGGtatgaaaatattgaaattcTATCTAGGCTAGCAGTATGAAATAAGAACTTTGGACCTTAAACTTCTAGGGTTATTCCTTTCTACATGCCTCTATATTCCTGAAACATTGTTTTGAGGCTTCATAGTtcattcatcaagcatagttaTTTATTCTTTGAGATCATAGTTTGACTGTTGTTTAACTCACATATCTTAAAACATCTGTTCAAGGATGAATAATGGTTGATAAGCAgggaatggttttttttttttttttttttgaatgccATGTATGGCCATCAATTATTATTGAATgccatggaaagaaaaaaaattgaacttctATAGT from the Populus nigra chromosome 9, ddPopNigr1.1, whole genome shotgun sequence genome contains:
- the LOC133702989 gene encoding uncharacterized protein LOC133702989 isoform X1, producing MKLLSFRERKSLSVISIWTPRFFFFLALYVSISDLFSQFQRSQSLGGGFDCLKGFYSSLIFSSRDCGTYKKIDQMPSFKMKTNLNMSSIRETNCLSVCQKSNVISKKSYSHVSVSQQPAEFDKCVQKCQDGCVASSMEIYTQEGDIKNNEAVDLQDLPRDGNSQFLKQLPISVDSGTTGDIESIYNFASNLETIFSPVLEPIEVLSVPNIDDGAGNNNDHYVPGLGPDDSDYDRSSRDYQTGNISDFFISDMIIASLPFGESAAVNDFTDANPFLDYKCAEPSMLFDVAEECMILPFLKDTAKVSDSNDMKSSEEAMIDSDNSGLYLAINQIRSCDQESDLITESDQAEDFDPQFFIRNLPELSDVVSNFRPSISPKEPCRRKSITLVLDLDETLVHSTLEHCDDADFTFTVFFNMKEHTVYVKQRPHVHTFLERVAEMFEVVIFTASQSIYAAQLLDMLDPDRKLISRRIYRESCIFSDGSYTKDLTVLGVDLAKVAIIDNSPQVFRLQVNNGIPIKSWFSDSSDCALISLLPFLETLVDADDVRPIIAKRFGHLRNILDYLLMESIGTSGYFAIFSRHFVDTEICYRMDSADSSHYEFTKQC
- the LOC133702989 gene encoding uncharacterized protein LOC133702989 isoform X2; its protein translation is MKLLSFRERKSLSVISIWTPRFFFFLALYVSISDLFSQFQRSQSLGGGFDCLKGFYSSLIFSSRDCGTYKKIDQMPSFKMKTNLNMSSIRETNCLSVCQKSNVISKKSYSHVSVSQQPAEFDKCVQKCQDGCVASSMEIYTQEGDIKNNEAVDLQDLPRDGNSQFLKQLPISVDSGTTGDIESIYNFASNLETIFSPVLEPIEVLSVPNIDDGAGLGPDDSDYDRSSRDYQTGNISDFFISDMIIASLPFGESAAVNDFTDANPFLDYKCAEPSMLFDVAEECMILPFLKDTAKVSDSNDMKSSEEAMIDSDNSGLYLAINQIRSCDQESDLITESDQAEDFDPQFFIRNLPELSDVVSNFRPSISPKEPCRRKSITLVLDLDETLVHSTLEHCDDADFTFTVFFNMKEHTVYVKQRPHVHTFLERVAEMFEVVIFTASQSIYAAQLLDMLDPDRKLISRRIYRESCIFSDGSYTKDLTVLGVDLAKVAIIDNSPQVFRLQVNNGIPIKSWFSDSSDCALISLLPFLETLVDADDVRPIIAKRFGHLRNILDYLLMESIGTSGYFAIFSRHFVDTEICYRMDSADSSHYEFTKQC
- the LOC133702989 gene encoding uncharacterized protein LOC133702989 isoform X3 — translated: MPSFKMKTNLNMSSIRETNCLSVCQKSNVISKKSYSHVSVSQQPAEFDKCVQKCQDGCVASSMEIYTQEGDIKNNEAVDLQDLPRDGNSQFLKQLPISVDSGTTGDIESIYNFASNLETIFSPVLEPIEVLSVPNIDDGAGNNNDHYVPGLGPDDSDYDRSSRDYQTGNISDFFISDMIIASLPFGESAAVNDFTDANPFLDYKCAEPSMLFDVAEECMILPFLKDTAKVSDSNDMKSSEEAMIDSDNSGLYLAINQIRSCDQESDLITESDQAEDFDPQFFIRNLPELSDVVSNFRPSISPKEPCRRKSITLVLDLDETLVHSTLEHCDDADFTFTVFFNMKEHTVYVKQRPHVHTFLERVAEMFEVVIFTASQSIYAAQLLDMLDPDRKLISRRIYRESCIFSDGSYTKDLTVLGVDLAKVAIIDNSPQVFRLQVNNGIPIKSWFSDSSDCALISLLPFLETLVDADDVRPIIAKRFGHLRNILDYLLMESIGTSGYFAIFSRHFVDTEICYRMDSADSSHYEFTKQC